One window of the Saccopteryx bilineata isolate mSacBil1 chromosome 2, mSacBil1_pri_phased_curated, whole genome shotgun sequence genome contains the following:
- the LOC136322669 gene encoding keratin-associated protein 9-1-like, whose translation MCCSPCCQPTCCRTTCCRTTCCQPTCCGSCCCQPCCRPCCVSSCCQPCCRPCCGSCCCQPCCRPCCVSSCCQPCCRPCCGSCCCQPCCRPCCGSCCCQPCCRPICCQTTCCRTTCCRPCCRPCCVSSCCQPCCRPCCVSSCCQPCCRPCCVSSCCQPCCRPCCVSSCCQPCCC comes from the coding sequence ATGTGCTGCTCCCCTTGCTGCCAGCCAACCTGCTGCAGAACCACCTGCTGCAGAACCACCTGCTGCCAGCCCACCTGCTGTGGGTCCTGCTGCTGCCAGCCTTGCTGCCGCCCCTGCTGCgtgtccagctgctgccagccttgctgccgcccctgctgtgggtcctgctgctgccagccttgctgccgcccctgctgcgtgtccagctgctgccagccttgCTGCCGCCCCTGCTGTGGGTCTTGCTGCTGCCAGCCATGCTGCCGCCCCTGCTGTGGGTCCTGCTGCTGCCAGCCATGCTGCCGTCCAATCTGCTGTCAGACCACCTGCTGTAGAACCACCTGCTGCCGGCCATGCTGCCGCCCCTGCTGCgtgtccagctgctgccagccatgctgccgcccctgctgcgtgtccagctgctgccagccttgctgccgcccctgctgcgtgtccagctgctgccagccttgctgccgcccctgctgcgtgtccagctgctgccagccatGCTGCTGCTGA